The following coding sequences lie in one Chitinophagaceae bacterium genomic window:
- a CDS encoding response regulator — protein MQPRILLVDDRPDNLMSIEAILMPDGYVIVKANSGKSALKILLQDYDFALILMDVQMPNMNGFETASLIYEREKLRHIPIVFITAHNYGEENIFKGYQLGGVDYIYKPVDPALLSAKVAVFVELYRKNHRLLIQEQKLTLINRNLESEIRERKSSEEKIKALNKALIENIDRLEAANKDLDNFAFMASHDLQEPLRKIRTFSERLGSSLGDLINEDSKKYIDRIEKSAERMQTLIRDILAFSKISIQQKKFVKTDLNIIMKEILDEYEQELSDKNVTVVLEPLPSLEVIPELIRLLFNNLVNNAIKYRRENTDPLIRIFAKSDDDRTDGVEVKNKYYRIYLEDNGIGFDQVYSEKIFGMFVRLHGASAYKGTGIGLALCKKIVEEHNGHISARSKLNEGAVFTIALPAANVNADRVNREVSA, from the coding sequence ATGCAGCCCAGGATTCTTTTAGTGGATGATCGCCCGGATAACCTGATGTCAATAGAAGCCATCTTAATGCCTGATGGCTATGTTATAGTAAAAGCAAACTCCGGAAAATCCGCGCTGAAAATCTTGTTGCAGGATTATGATTTTGCCTTGATACTGATGGATGTTCAAATGCCTAACATGAATGGATTTGAAACGGCATCGCTGATTTATGAACGGGAGAAGTTGCGGCACATTCCAATCGTCTTTATCACCGCCCACAATTATGGTGAGGAAAATATTTTTAAAGGGTATCAATTGGGTGGTGTCGACTACATCTACAAACCCGTCGATCCTGCGCTGCTGAGTGCGAAGGTGGCGGTATTCGTTGAACTGTATAGAAAAAATCACAGGTTGCTCATTCAGGAACAGAAACTTACGCTGATCAACAGGAACCTTGAATCAGAGATCAGGGAACGAAAGTCATCGGAGGAAAAAATAAAGGCACTTAACAAAGCGCTTATTGAAAATATTGACCGGCTGGAAGCTGCCAATAAGGACCTCGACAATTTTGCTTTTATGGCCTCGCATGATCTACAGGAGCCTTTGCGAAAAATAAGAACCTTCAGTGAACGGTTAGGTTCCAGCCTCGGAGATTTGATTAATGAGGATTCAAAAAAATATATTGACCGGATTGAGAAATCTGCTGAACGCATGCAAACATTGATCAGGGATATATTGGCCTTTTCGAAGATATCGATACAGCAAAAAAAGTTTGTTAAAACGGACCTCAACATCATAATGAAAGAGATCCTTGACGAGTACGAACAGGAATTGAGCGACAAGAATGTTACAGTGGTTTTGGAGCCACTCCCATCATTGGAAGTCATCCCTGAGTTAATACGACTGCTATTCAATAACCTGGTCAACAATGCCATTAAATATCGCAGGGAGAATACAGACCCGCTTATTCGCATTTTTGCAAAATCTGACGACGACCGGACCGATGGTGTGGAAGTAAAAAATAAATATTACAGAATCTATCTGGAAGATAATGGTATAGGCTTCGATCAGGTCTATTCCGAAAAAATTTTCGGGATGTTTGTGCGACTCCATGGCGCTTCCGCATATAAGGGAACCGGCATAGGACTGGCGCTCTGTAAGAAAATCGTGGAAGAACATAACGGGCATATATCCGCGCGAAGCAAATTGAATGAAGGAGCTGTTTTTACTATAGCCCTTCCTGCCGCGAACGTAAATGCTGACAGAGTGAACCGGGAAGTTTCAGCGTGA
- a CDS encoding glyoxalase: MELNALSIRPFIGARNFELSRSFYRDLGFTESVLSPNFSYFKTGAFGFYLQDADVKDWIDNTMVFVEVQDVELFWKDVQSLELAAKYEGVRLVPIRKMEWGKECFVHDPSGILWHFGEFSKSK; this comes from the coding sequence ATGGAACTTAACGCTTTGTCAATCCGCCCTTTTATCGGTGCCAGGAATTTTGAACTTTCCCGCAGCTTTTACCGCGACCTTGGTTTTACGGAAAGCGTTTTAAGTCCCAACTTTTCTTATTTCAAAACCGGAGCATTCGGATTTTATCTGCAGGATGCTGATGTGAAAGACTGGATAGATAATACCATGGTTTTTGTAGAAGTGCAGGATGTTGAACTTTTTTGGAAGGACGTACAATCATTAGAACTGGCTGCTAAATACGAAGGCGTTAGATTGGTGCCAATACGCAAAATGGAATGGGGCAAAGAGTGTTTTGTGCACGACCCTTCCGGGATTCTGTGGCACTTCGGAGAATTCAGTAAAAGTAAATGA
- a CDS encoding outer membrane beta-barrel protein: MKKIVFAFVMLALLFLNFVNASAQVSDTTAAAPPASTSSSSNDKVREYGLKLGLNWNNPVFSDSKFNSSPNLGYELGLYTRRGAFVWFESGLYFFHLKSSESITDSSGKSDLIYSNIAIPLLVGLRLLGAQKALNLQVFGGANVGYLVDGKFDLLNLSTSDFDHWQFEPTIGIGADVLIITARVTYSYGLTNVLKDYDSHSSYIGLYLGIHL, from the coding sequence ATGAAAAAAATCGTCTTCGCTTTTGTTATGCTGGCTCTGCTATTTTTAAATTTTGTCAACGCCAGTGCCCAGGTTTCAGATACCACCGCTGCGGCGCCACCCGCCTCCACCTCAAGCAGCAGCAATGACAAGGTGCGGGAGTATGGTCTCAAACTTGGACTAAACTGGAATAACCCAGTTTTTTCCGACTCAAAATTCAATTCTTCACCCAACCTTGGTTATGAGCTTGGTCTTTACACCCGGCGAGGAGCATTTGTGTGGTTCGAATCCGGACTCTACTTTTTTCACCTGAAATCAAGTGAAAGCATTACAGATAGTTCCGGAAAAAGCGATTTGATCTATTCTAATATCGCTATACCGCTGCTGGTAGGGCTTCGCCTGCTCGGTGCACAAAAGGCACTAAACCTCCAGGTTTTTGGAGGTGCCAATGTCGGATACCTGGTGGATGGAAAGTTTGACTTACTTAATCTCAGCACCTCTGACTTTGATCATTGGCAATTTGAACCGACAATCGGCATCGGGGCTGATGTGCTTATCATTACGGCAAGAGTAACCTATTCTTATGGGTTGACGAATGTGCTGAAAGATTATGATTCCCATTCATCGTACATAGGATTGTATCTCGGCATTCATCTCTAA
- a CDS encoding energy transducer TonB, which translates to MKQLKQILPLMLSVSMLSTSPVYFSCKNSGTTNSSDSTDAAVSSMPAGTNDSAMTKMVVESPKPLKGKATTKAEVPDKTQKISEDKNHIYNYSDVMPEFPGGEAALENYILTHINYPRRALDDEKEGTVIVHFAIDEHGKVMDAQVQSEPLGFGLEEEALRVVSTMPDWTPGKVNGEKAKVYYTLPIVYAMEK; encoded by the coding sequence ATGAAACAGCTGAAACAAATCCTGCCATTGATGCTAAGTGTTTCAATGCTTAGTACCTCTCCGGTCTACTTTTCCTGCAAGAATTCCGGAACCACCAATTCAAGTGATAGTACTGACGCTGCAGTTTCATCGATGCCAGCCGGAACAAATGATTCTGCGATGACTAAAATGGTAGTGGAAAGTCCAAAACCACTTAAGGGAAAAGCCACAACAAAAGCAGAAGTACCTGATAAAACTCAAAAAATCTCTGAGGATAAAAATCACATATACAATTATAGCGACGTGATGCCCGAGTTTCCAGGCGGAGAGGCCGCATTGGAAAATTATATTCTAACCCATATTAACTATCCCCGCCGGGCATTGGATGATGAAAAGGAAGGAACCGTGATCGTTCACTTTGCCATCGACGAACATGGAAAAGTAATGGATGCCCAGGTGCAAAGTGAACCTCTTGGTTTTGGTTTAGAGGAAGAAGCCCTGCGGGTGGTAAGTACCATGCCTGATTGGACTCCAGGGAAAGTGAATGGAGAAAAAGCAAAAGTTTACTATACGTTGCCAATCGTATACGCAATGGAGAAATGA
- a CDS encoding SRPBCC family protein: MSKLQAHNEAVINAPISRVWAIITDITLLHKINPGVITANGRMDKQGETRTCEMENRGKRGTMTERLAELVHEKKTVWVIENDSMGMSKMLKEPRFCFYLERISDSQTKIINESYYEPANLMARIMNALMMKKKMGEIQSQILSNIKSIAEK; the protein is encoded by the coding sequence ATGAGCAAATTACAAGCGCACAACGAAGCAGTTATCAATGCACCCATTAGCAGGGTTTGGGCAATCATTACCGACATCACACTGCTGCACAAAATAAATCCGGGAGTGATTACCGCCAATGGACGTATGGACAAGCAAGGCGAGACACGAACCTGCGAAATGGAAAACAGGGGTAAAAGAGGAACAATGACAGAACGATTAGCGGAGCTGGTTCACGAAAAGAAAACCGTTTGGGTAATTGAAAACGACAGTATGGGAATGAGCAAGATGCTGAAAGAACCGAGGTTTTGTTTCTACCTTGAAAGGATCAGCGACAGTCAAACCAAAATAATAAACGAATCTTATTACGAACCGGCAAACCTGATGGCAAGAATTATGAATGCTTTGATGATGAAAAAAAAGATGGGAGAAATTCAATCCCAAATTCTCTCCAACATTAAATCGATTGCTGAAAAATAG
- a CDS encoding OmpA family protein, with protein MKRFTTSLILLVLGVRVFAQSATGVPYIGLKVAANYSMNSFSNPSLADYSSNGKWGFAGGLFYNIPISGKFSIQPELLYSQMGSKLESTVDAGNNATLELDYASIPFLVKFSPIDPLAIFAGPQFDLMVTGNLNYDSKPHTDTRSSLNAAIPAVTLGAEYWFSKNFGVYARYMLGLGNLNEQDPGMEFNGQIITSDLKNSALQFGVTIRFPEEESSSSPEEPAAVHVQDTDGDGVIDKHDKCPNTPGSADNLGCPEMIVLYAHNDAAPDAADKANLDKVASFLKANPELKIIIEGHSSAPGDEKYNQKLSEDRAIASMDYLVSQGIDKKRMKAVGLGEKNPVGDNNTEEGKAANRRVVIRIDK; from the coding sequence ATGAAAAGATTCACTACTTCCCTCATTCTTTTAGTTCTTGGTGTTAGAGTTTTTGCTCAAAGCGCCACTGGTGTTCCTTATATCGGGTTAAAAGTTGCTGCTAATTATTCCATGAATTCATTCAGCAATCCTTCCCTTGCTGATTATTCTTCAAACGGAAAATGGGGATTTGCCGGCGGGCTCTTCTATAACATACCGATCAGCGGCAAATTTTCAATCCAGCCGGAATTGCTTTACTCGCAAATGGGTTCAAAGCTCGAATCAACTGTGGATGCAGGTAACAATGCCACACTGGAGCTTGATTATGCTTCGATACCATTCCTGGTTAAATTCAGCCCGATTGATCCATTAGCAATTTTTGCAGGACCGCAATTTGATTTAATGGTGACTGGAAATTTAAATTATGATTCGAAGCCTCATACTGACACCCGAAGCTCGCTGAATGCAGCCATCCCGGCTGTTACCTTGGGCGCTGAATACTGGTTTTCGAAAAACTTCGGTGTATATGCAAGGTACATGCTCGGATTAGGAAATCTTAATGAGCAGGATCCTGGAATGGAGTTCAATGGGCAAATTATCACCAGCGACCTTAAAAATTCTGCCCTGCAGTTTGGGGTGACCATTCGTTTTCCGGAAGAAGAAAGTTCAAGTTCACCAGAAGAACCTGCTGCAGTGCATGTTCAGGATACAGATGGAGACGGGGTTATCGATAAACATGATAAGTGTCCCAATACTCCTGGTTCTGCAGATAATCTCGGTTGTCCGGAAATGATTGTGCTCTATGCGCATAACGATGCAGCACCCGACGCAGCGGATAAGGCCAACCTCGATAAAGTTGCATCATTTCTGAAGGCCAATCCAGAACTTAAAATCATCATTGAAGGACATAGCAGCGCACCCGGTGATGAGAAGTACAACCAGAAACTATCGGAGGATCGTGCCATCGCATCTATGGATTACCTGGTCTCACAGGGAATTGATAAGAAGCGAATGAAAGCGGTGGGTTTGGGCGAAAAGAATCCAGTGGGTGACAACAATACCGAAGAAGGGAAAGCAGCCAACAGAAGAGTTGTGATCCGGATAGACAAATAG
- a CDS encoding YqaE/Pmp3 family membrane protein: MRNKLFTSVSIIAVIIFGLTSCSRNSHVEYTGRYHPNTKINQATAANITKSTDKKQVNELQVAQKELEYVASNDEQLKPLIKSFSQVAPLVPSTLTSQQEKKVNRIFEKIEKQAAKKPVEWKARTGYTQTNQQTSKAIKAHSSGDSKLLYCLLAILLPPLAVALWEDGITINFWIDILLTICFWVPGIIFAWIIIL, translated from the coding sequence ATGAGGAACAAACTATTTACTTCTGTCTCCATTATTGCTGTGATCATCTTTGGGTTGACATCCTGCTCCAGGAATTCCCATGTGGAATACACCGGGCGGTATCATCCCAATACAAAAATAAACCAGGCAACAGCAGCAAATATTACCAAATCAACCGATAAAAAACAGGTCAATGAATTGCAGGTTGCTCAAAAGGAACTGGAATATGTTGCATCAAATGACGAGCAATTGAAACCCTTAATCAAATCATTCAGTCAAGTTGCTCCTTTAGTTCCATCTACACTCACTTCGCAACAGGAAAAGAAAGTAAACAGGATCTTTGAAAAGATTGAAAAACAAGCTGCTAAAAAACCTGTTGAATGGAAAGCACGGACAGGCTATACTCAAACAAACCAACAAACTTCAAAAGCCATCAAAGCACATTCCTCCGGCGATTCTAAATTATTGTACTGCCTGCTGGCCATTTTGTTGCCACCATTGGCGGTTGCATTGTGGGAAGATGGAATTACCATTAACTTCTGGATAGATATCCTGCTGACAATATGCTTCTGGGTTCCGGGTATCATCTTCGCCTGGATCATCATCTTGTGA
- a CDS encoding helix-turn-helix transcriptional regulator has translation MVFKDRNTYGAFLNGGEKVATNILADRLMMLEAGGIIVKQKHPESKAKILYTLTAKGIDLVPALVEIIAWSEKHHEVHPQATQFAKAIRKDKTGTIKEITASLKK, from the coding sequence ATGGTTTTTAAAGACAGGAATACCTACGGAGCTTTTTTGAATGGTGGCGAAAAGGTTGCTACAAATATTCTGGCTGATAGGTTGATGATGCTGGAAGCCGGAGGCATCATTGTCAAACAAAAGCATCCTGAAAGCAAGGCAAAAATTCTGTACACACTCACAGCAAAAGGAATTGATTTGGTTCCTGCCCTGGTTGAAATAATTGCATGGAGTGAGAAGCACCACGAAGTGCATCCGCAGGCAACTCAATTTGCAAAGGCAATTCGGAAAGATAAAACGGGAACGATAAAAGAGATTACCGCTTCATTGAAAAAGTAG
- a CDS encoding T9SS type A sorting domain-containing protein gives MLLFPIPANSKLSVEFSNLIESLSIFSINGTHLQVFNHLHKSKFELDVSELSSGMYFITASSKNKIYRGKFLVER, from the coding sequence ATACTACTGTTTCCTATTCCTGCAAATTCAAAACTGTCTGTAGAATTTTCAAACCTCATCGAATCACTCTCCATCTTCTCCATCAATGGTACACACCTACAGGTATTCAATCACCTTCACAAATCAAAATTTGAATTGGATGTGAGTGAGCTGAGCAGTGGCATGTATTTCATAACTGCTTCGTCAAAAAATAAAATTTACAGAGGAAAATTTTTAGTGGAGCGGTGA
- a CDS encoding SRPBCC family protein — MATIYNEITINAPVEKIWEVLANIEMLERYDPTVKKSIALSENKSGLNAKRKVLMLDNKNWFDEKVTVFKPAEALTYQLTDCSFPIKGLQHSYSFEKIGNQTKVKQVMHYTVKFGLLGKLLDAVMIRKQSDSGIKKFFDGLKSYAETN; from the coding sequence ATGGCAACCATTTACAACGAAATCACAATCAACGCACCGGTTGAAAAAATATGGGAGGTGCTCGCGAATATTGAAATGCTCGAGCGATACGACCCGACTGTAAAAAAATCGATCGCACTTTCAGAAAACAAAAGCGGGTTGAATGCAAAAAGAAAAGTGCTGATGCTTGATAACAAAAATTGGTTTGACGAAAAAGTAACAGTATTCAAACCAGCAGAAGCGCTTACCTACCAATTGACTGATTGTTCGTTCCCGATAAAAGGATTGCAACACAGTTACAGCTTTGAAAAAATCGGCAACCAGACAAAAGTAAAACAGGTGATGCACTACACCGTAAAGTTTGGACTGCTTGGAAAATTGCTCGATGCAGTCATGATACGCAAGCAATCGGACAGCGGAATAAAAAAGTTTTTTGATGGGCTTAAATCGTATGCTGAAACAAACTGA
- a CDS encoding T9SS type A sorting domain-containing protein yields the protein MKNKNTLRTMLLQMKCIPVFIFALVVMGLTSRKANAQLYTRTTFNAAYTAINAGSGATVSTATGNDVNQTAIPLGFTFTYAGVNYTTVGLNTNGLLFFDAVAPVAAEGAYNNNMYVSGAGGTDKSISAWWADMTDDASSDILYQTQGTAGSQTFTVQYTNYPHFTGTGGTNVRLNFQVIFYEGTNVIEFRYGSRTITGPPTSLGGACIGIEYGTGGAGNFIDLVTGSGQTSHGLLSPLVAWPSYNYRLTPGAPTPVATGTYNVGIGQTYSSLTLATSDLNHRGISGPVTLNLTDATYDTTTANGSHIFPVFAGPFKGSSSVNTVTIAKTGTPATFSYRGSPVVQGGGFGYGSTAGLGAISNNEEPIMGVCARYTTISNINLVSLGTKASDVETGLMVFESFGGDSGAQYNVFDKITVDMDRTNTSTIGIFSKSITNPGGGQGTNSNNTFRDITIRDSYAGINIAGGTTFDVGNQIVSSSCTTFNSIGDPNVPNDIGGGSSSTYGIWMQNQDYFTIRNNVIRNLSTSSASASVDGILVPAGTGTCEISNNIIRTLKRNNASFGGIPKVCGIRVASPNSSNTFRIFNNSISELLTSYTGVATATRDVRGIYIDDTGSGAITFDIWNNSISIDGSSSPNASNACLEIAEVGTRTFNIKNNVFANFTAAQTGVASHFCIISPTIDKYGVLGSLSDYNDLYIANDQGISGHVGKGATTNYSTLAAWQSGMSFNMGTDANSNSANPFFANNISNLHGTFASAAIESEGTTPPAYIFADIDCQLLHVPSDIGSDDFALCMPEGGNISPASVSVCTNAVYNMSATAFGTDPGITFQWMISGTSGGPYSNVSAGSGATTPSYTTAKLNTGTYYYVLQATCPVSGTDLSNELTVTVKSLPTATITPAGPTTFCKGGSVDLNATVAANRAYQWKKGSSDIAGATLSTYTVTEKGSYKVVVTNTSTGCSKTSAAISITVNNLPTATITPQGPTTFCEGGSVVLQANTGTGYTYKWKKGSSFISGATLSSYTATTEANYKVEVSDGNGCSKLSAATSVSVPCRESENAMILTEESVSIFPNPATAELNIVLPANGNFEFEISSVTGEKMLREQNQNSVDVSDLADGVYFIKIYTADFITTHKFVKQ from the coding sequence ATGAAAAACAAAAACACACTGCGCACCATGCTGCTGCAAATGAAATGCATTCCTGTATTTATTTTCGCATTGGTTGTAATGGGTTTAACAAGCAGGAAGGCTAACGCCCAACTGTATACACGTACTACTTTTAATGCAGCGTATACTGCTATCAATGCAGGCAGTGGAGCAACAGTTTCAACGGCAACTGGTAATGATGTAAACCAAACAGCCATTCCACTTGGTTTCACGTTTACTTATGCAGGAGTTAATTACACAACTGTTGGCTTAAACACCAACGGATTATTATTTTTTGATGCCGTGGCGCCCGTTGCTGCTGAAGGAGCTTACAACAACAACATGTATGTGTCAGGAGCCGGTGGCACTGATAAAAGTATCAGCGCATGGTGGGCAGATATGACTGATGATGCGTCATCTGATATTTTGTACCAGACACAAGGCACTGCCGGCAGCCAGACTTTTACCGTTCAGTATACCAACTATCCACATTTCACGGGAACTGGTGGCACCAACGTTCGATTAAACTTCCAGGTAATTTTTTACGAAGGCACCAATGTAATAGAGTTTCGTTATGGCTCAAGGACTATTACAGGACCGCCAACAAGTTTAGGGGGAGCCTGTATAGGAATTGAATATGGTACAGGTGGCGCTGGAAATTTTATTGACCTTGTTACCGGCTCTGGTCAAACTTCACATGGCCTGCTAAGTCCTTTGGTGGCATGGCCTTCTTACAATTACCGATTGACACCCGGAGCACCCACACCTGTTGCAACAGGAACGTATAATGTAGGCATAGGACAAACCTATTCCAGTCTTACGCTTGCTACTTCTGACCTTAATCACCGGGGTATTTCAGGACCCGTGACACTTAACCTTACCGATGCCACCTACGATACCACAACAGCAAACGGAAGCCACATCTTTCCTGTTTTTGCAGGTCCTTTTAAAGGCTCAAGCTCTGTTAATACGGTAACTATTGCTAAAACAGGAACACCAGCTACATTTTCTTACAGGGGTTCTCCTGTTGTTCAGGGAGGCGGTTTTGGATATGGCAGTACTGCTGGGTTGGGTGCTATTTCTAATAATGAAGAACCCATTATGGGTGTTTGTGCACGTTACACAACTATCAGTAATATTAATCTTGTTTCGCTGGGAACAAAAGCAAGTGATGTAGAGACAGGATTAATGGTTTTTGAATCTTTCGGTGGCGACTCTGGCGCGCAATATAATGTGTTTGATAAAATTACTGTTGACATGGACCGCACCAACACGAGTACCATTGGAATTTTTTCTAAGAGTATTACAAACCCGGGAGGGGGGCAGGGGACCAATTCAAATAATACATTCAGGGACATAACGATTCGCGATTCTTATGCAGGGATAAATATTGCGGGTGGTACAACATTCGACGTAGGTAACCAAATCGTCTCCTCATCGTGTACTACTTTTAATTCGATAGGTGACCCCAATGTACCCAATGACATTGGAGGAGGTAGTTCTTCAACGTACGGCATCTGGATGCAAAACCAGGATTATTTTACTATAAGAAATAATGTAATACGTAATTTATCAACGTCAAGCGCTTCTGCCTCAGTGGACGGAATCCTGGTACCGGCAGGAACGGGCACCTGTGAAATAAGTAATAACATCATCAGAACATTAAAGAGAAATAATGCTTCATTTGGCGGCATCCCTAAAGTTTGTGGCATCCGGGTGGCTTCTCCTAATTCTTCTAATACCTTCAGGATTTTTAATAACAGCATCAGTGAGCTGTTAACATCGTACACCGGTGTTGCAACAGCCACGCGTGATGTTAGAGGAATTTATATTGATGACACAGGTTCTGGCGCAATCACTTTTGATATCTGGAATAACAGTATTAGCATTGATGGTAGTTCTTCTCCTAATGCATCAAATGCTTGTTTAGAAATTGCTGAAGTCGGTACCCGAACATTTAATATAAAGAATAATGTTTTCGCAAATTTCACTGCCGCACAAACCGGTGTTGCAAGTCATTTTTGCATTATAAGTCCAACCATTGACAAGTATGGAGTTCTTGGTTCTCTGTCAGATTATAATGACTTGTATATTGCCAACGACCAGGGAATATCAGGACATGTTGGAAAAGGTGCAACAACTAACTACTCCACACTTGCAGCATGGCAGTCGGGTATGAGTTTCAATATGGGTACTGATGCCAATTCCAATTCAGCAAATCCTTTCTTCGCCAATAACATCAGCAATTTGCATGGCACTTTTGCTTCTGCTGCAATTGAAAGTGAGGGCACCACACCACCTGCATATATTTTCGCAGATATTGATTGCCAGTTGTTGCATGTACCCTCCGATATCGGATCAGATGATTTTGCACTTTGCATGCCGGAAGGCGGGAATATTTCACCTGCTTCGGTTAGCGTTTGTACAAATGCTGTTTATAACATGTCAGCAACAGCATTCGGTACCGATCCTGGAATCACTTTCCAATGGATGATATCAGGCACTTCAGGCGGACCTTACTCAAATGTGTCTGCCGGAAGCGGAGCTACCACTCCTTCTTACACCACAGCAAAACTTAATACAGGCACTTACTATTATGTATTGCAGGCCACTTGTCCTGTATCAGGAACTGATTTATCGAATGAGCTGACTGTTACTGTAAAATCACTTCCAACCGCTACGATCACTCCTGCGGGTCCTACGACATTTTGTAAAGGTGGAAGTGTGGATTTAAATGCAACGGTTGCTGCAAACAGAGCCTATCAATGGAAGAAAGGAAGCAGTGACATTGCCGGTGCGACTTTGTCAACATACACAGTAACAGAAAAGGGCAGTTACAAGGTCGTAGTAACAAATACTTCTACCGGATGCTCAAAAACATCAGCAGCCATATCAATAACAGTTAACAACTTGCCCACTGCAACCATTACTCCGCAGGGACCCACCACTTTCTGTGAAGGAGGTAGCGTGGTATTACAGGCAAACACCGGAACAGGTTACACTTATAAATGGAAGAAAGGAAGCAGCTTTATTTCGGGCGCTACTTTGTCAAGCTATACCGCGACTACGGAAGCAAATTATAAAGTAGAAGTATCAGATGGTAACGGTTGCTCAAAACTATCTGCGGCAACATCGGTGAGTGTTCCGTGCAGGGAATCAGAAAATGCAATGATTTTAACTGAAGAGTCTGTGTCTATTTTCCCAAACCCGGCTACTGCTGAATTGAATATCGTACTTCCGGCAAATGGAAATTTTGAATTTGAAATTTCAAGTGTAACAGGTGAAAAAATGTTGCGCGAACAAAATCAAAACAGTGTTGATGTTTCAGATTTGGCTGATGGAGTTTATTTTATAAAGATTTATACAGCTGATTTTATAACCACTCATAAATTCGTGAAGCAATAA
- a CDS encoding TfoX/Sxy family protein codes for MAYNEKLASQTREIIAETHDHVEEKKMFGGLCFMVNDKMCVGVEQERLMVRLDPAKYEEAMQKEGCTPMDFTGRIMKGYVFVAIEALNTRKKLAYWISLALEFNKTAKASRKKK; via the coding sequence ATGGCATACAACGAAAAATTAGCAAGCCAAACACGTGAAATTATTGCCGAAACACACGACCATGTGGAAGAGAAAAAAATGTTTGGCGGATTGTGCTTCATGGTAAATGATAAAATGTGTGTTGGTGTAGAACAGGAACGCCTTATGGTTCGGCTTGATCCGGCGAAGTATGAGGAAGCCATGCAAAAGGAAGGATGCACACCAATGGATTTCACCGGAAGAATTATGAAGGGTTATGTATTTGTTGCTATCGAAGCACTGAACACAAGAAAAAAGCTTGCTTACTGGATTTCACTGGCATTGGAGTTTAATAAAACAGCGAAAGCATCAAGGAAGAAGAAATAG
- a CDS encoding response regulator transcription factor, producing the protein MKKSLTVLCFDDNKNFCDSVCLLLSTTENINVAEAYASYDGMSENISMLKPDVVLMDIDIPPVSGIEAVKIIRKDFPELPVLMLTGFEDDEKVFSSLCAGANGYILKNSKMEALIHQIEEVYAGGSPMTPVIARKVLNQFARLQPSNSTKEEFNLSSREKEVLQLLVTGKSYKMIAGELCISYETVHSRIRRIYEKLQVNSIGEAVSKTIIQKILK; encoded by the coding sequence ATGAAAAAATCACTTACGGTTTTATGCTTCGACGACAATAAGAATTTCTGTGATTCCGTGTGTCTGCTGCTATCAACAACAGAAAATATCAACGTGGCCGAGGCGTATGCTTCTTATGATGGCATGTCTGAAAATATTAGCATGTTAAAACCGGATGTTGTATTGATGGATATTGATATACCGCCGGTAAGCGGAATCGAAGCGGTAAAAATAATCCGGAAAGATTTTCCGGAACTGCCCGTGCTTATGCTTACCGGATTTGAAGATGATGAGAAAGTATTTTCGAGTCTCTGTGCAGGGGCCAATGGTTATATTTTAAAGAACAGTAAAATGGAAGCACTCATTCATCAGATTGAAGAAGTATATGCTGGCGGATCTCCGATGACGCCCGTTATCGCACGTAAAGTACTCAACCAGTTTGCCAGGTTACAGCCGTCAAATTCAACCAAAGAAGAATTTAATCTAAGCAGTCGTGAAAAGGAAGTGCTTCAGCTTTTGGTTACCGGTAAATCATATAAAATGATTGCGGGAGAGTTATGCATCAGCTATGAAACAGTGCATTCCCGGATACGAAGAATTTATGAGAAACTGCAGGTCAATTCTATTGGCGAGGCAGTTTCAAAAACCATCATACAGAAGATTCTCAAATAA